In Rubrivirga marina, the following are encoded in one genomic region:
- a CDS encoding YybH family protein produces MRAPTLHWFLAAALGLGLASCDTASPGPAPATPADVRTVIHQTNDRLERWYAAGQIDSAAAVFAADTWQMPPNAAPLVGREAYHAFWSQAVQWGTWQFDLDAQDVVVADSIAVERGAYTMHFEAGPGAPFPAFADEGNYVVLWRLEADGAWRIVWDAPVSVLPPGAAPASE; encoded by the coding sequence ATGCGTGCTCCGACTCTCCACTGGTTCCTGGCCGCCGCCCTGGGCCTCGGCCTCGCCTCCTGTGACACGGCCTCCCCCGGCCCCGCCCCAGCGACCCCCGCGGACGTCCGCACCGTCATCCACCAGACCAACGACCGCCTCGAGCGCTGGTACGCCGCCGGGCAGATCGACTCGGCCGCAGCCGTCTTCGCCGCCGACACCTGGCAGATGCCTCCCAACGCCGCGCCCCTCGTCGGCCGCGAGGCGTACCACGCGTTCTGGTCGCAGGCCGTCCAGTGGGGGACGTGGCAGTTCGATCTCGACGCTCAGGACGTCGTCGTGGCGGACTCCATCGCCGTCGAGCGCGGGGCCTACACGATGCACTTCGAGGCCGGCCCGGGGGCCCCGTTCCCGGCCTTCGCCGACGAGGGCAACTACGTGGTCCTCTGGCGCCTCGAGGCCGACGGCGCCTGGCGCATCGTGTGGGACGCGCCCGTGAGCGTCCTGCCCCCCGGCGCTGCGCCGGCGTCGGAGTGA